From Staphylococcus sp. IVB6214:
TTGCGAAGGTGTTAGCTGACAAAGGCTACCTTGACACAGACGAGTTCTGGCCATCTGTCATGGTGGCATTTGGTTATCGCGACGCAGAGCCAAAGCGTGCAAAAACACGTCGCCCAGCCGAAGACGTCATACAATGGATCTAACAACGAGGTTGTGAGAGAAGCGCTTAGGGATTGAGCAGAACCCGAGCGGTGAGCAAAATTGCTTTTTAATTTTGTAGAGCCGCGAAGTTCTGTCGAAAGCCCTGCTTCTCGAACACTGACATCTCAAGGTTGTGAGAGAAGCGTTTAGGGGTTGAGCAGAACCCAAGCCCTTTTAACCATCAAAACAATGTTCCCCATTCATACTTAGAAGTGATTATATATATGAATGGGGTTATTTTTATAGCTATTTAAGCTGTTTGAGCTTTGGACTTCTCCGTTTCAATACGCATAAGATACGTTGTAATCTCATCATAAAAATCAGTTAATTGTTTCGTCGTATGCTTTGTATCAATGGCATCATTGCCTGTAAAATCACTATGATCCCATCCTATCATTGTCGGCATAACCTGCCAGATTCCTTTTCTTATTGGTGAAGTCGCAGTCACATCAACATGCGCCTCTCCTGTTGGATGTTGTGCTGAAACAACTGATACTAAACCATCATTCGGTCTCCACATATCATCCTTCACTGAGCCAATTAAATTCCCTGTTAGTACGTGGGCAAAAGCCATACCAAAATCAATCATGTGCTTGCCAGATAGCGTTTTATGTGTCGCTTGACCATTAAATGTTTTGTAGTAAATATCTGGATTTACCGTTGTTTGTTGATTCAACTTTTCAGCACCTGTCGTTGTCAGATCATAAAGTGCTGTATCCTCAGAATCCCAAAGGTTGCTTTTAGCAACACGTTTTCCGTAATCAATCAGCGACTCGCCTTCACGCTGTTTGAATCCCCAATGATACATTCCTAAATCAAGATCGCCTAAATGATTCCCAAATGTACGGGTAAAGCCATATAACAAGTGACGAATGAATGGTGTATTTCCAAGTTGATCTGCAGCATGTGTGCCATTATGCGGTGTGGCGATTGTTGTAATAGATGTAATCATATCTTCATGACCACCTTGATATAGCGGACTTAATGTACCACCATGTTGCTGTTGATACGCCATTTCATCTTGATTACCATTACGCAAATAATGTTCTAATAAGCGAATGGTTTGTCCCCCCATACTATGACCCACTAAATGAATCGGATGACCAGGTTGCCAGTTAGGTAGAATGCCTTTGTACGTCTTACCATAGCGTTCATGTCCATATTTCTCCGCATGTGCTGCACCATAATCTGCACGTCCACCTACAATATAGTGGTACAGATCAACCACACGTTCATGATTACTTGCCAAGGCACTCACACTTGCCTCATATGTTTCATAGCCTTTGTTACGCAAGTACTCTTGTAAGTTTGCTTTTGTCCCACCCCAATAGTTCATTCCTTTAGGCGCAACATCTCCGACCAACCCCATAAATCCATGTACAAAGACAAATGGGTGTTGGTTTTGTGGTTGTTCTGGATTTGCTGTTTGAACAGGTGTTTCTGCTTTTCTTAATACGCATGCTTGATCAATTTGCTTAGTATTTTCTTTAACTTCTGATGTCTTTACCGCATCCAAAGAAGTTACTTTCTCTTGATCCTTTTCTTCCAATCGTGGTACATCCGTCACAGTGTTTTTTGCTTGTGTCTCTTTATGTATATCTGCTGAATCATCAACTGGCGCTAGAATAGGTTCTGCTTTATGATCAACTGCTGATTGTTTCTCTTTGCTCTTAAGACTAGGTACAACTTCACTATCAGATTGCTGAACATTCATATCCGATATTTGCTTGTTTTCTTTTAACATTACGACATTGTTATGTTGCGCCGTTTCTTCTATATTCTTTTGACTTAGTTGGTCTTTAGATGGACTTTCTTCTATTGATGCCTTTTTTTCTAATACAGGTGATGCTACTCGCTCTTGTATCTGTTGCGTTTGATCTTGTTGTGAAACATTTTCCACCTGTACGTGTTGTGAAAATGCATCTGCTTGTAATGTTTCTTCAGCTTGCACTTGAGGTGCTTCAATGACAAAGAAACACGTTGCGACAACAACAGATACTGCGCCATACACAGACTTTCTAATGGAAAAGCGATTATTTTGTTTTTTCATAAATTCATCTCCCAACTTTTGGATCAATCGTTTACTCCTAATATAGCAAATACGCTTTGAAATGCGTGCACCATGTCGTAACTGTTAGATTTCAGTGCCTAGCTGTCGTAGATTCAACTAAAATATAGCTTACACCCACAGTCGGATGACATACCCAATTCATTCTTTTATACTGAAACTAAGATCAATTTGATAAAGGAGTGTTTTTCATGCGTTTAAAACATGTAATTCAAAATGCTTTTGATGACTTTTTAAACATGAAAGTTAATGCTAAAAACCTGATCATTACTGGGGTTATTACCTTCTTCGCAAGCTCAGTTATGACGCCATTGTTAGGCATTCCAGTCGGTCTCTTATTCTCTGGTTGGCTTATTGAAAATAAACTGAATGATTGATGACATTAAACCTACAAGAACCTAAATAATCAAGTTCTTGTAGGCTTTATTTTTTTACAAAAGGCTGTAAGCTCTTACAAAGTATTATATAATGAGATATGATGTTATTTCACAATAATACAAAATAAAAAATATTATATGAAAAGGAGTTTTCTTATGCTTAATTACTTACAACGCATTGGACGATCACTCATGTTGCCGGTTGCCGTTTTACCTGCTGCAGCAATTCTTGTCGCAATTGCCAATATCATTGATGCAACAATCGGGCAAAATGCAGCTTATGCCTTTTTCTTCAATGCAGGCATGGGCGTTCTTGAAAATCTTGGGCTTCTCTTTGCTATTGGTGTCGCAATCGGTATGGCGAAGAAAAATGATGGTGCCACGGCACTCGCAGCAATCGTCGGCTTTTTAGTCGTTGATAAGCTGTTGGATCCAGCCAATATTTCAGTCTACTTAGGGATTAGTGAAAAAACGGTTAACCCTGGATTTGCAAATATCGGCTTTGGTAATGTCTTTGTTGGAATCGCTGTTGGGCTAATCGCCGCACATTCTTATAACAAGTTCTCATCTGTCGAATTACCGGATGCTTTTGCCTTTTTCAGTGGTAAACGTCTCGTTCCAATCATGACTGCATTGTTCTCAGTTATCTTTGCATTCTTATTGCTCTTCATCTGGCCATTCGTATACAGCGCACTCGTTGCATTTGGTAAGAGCATCATTGACTTAGGTGCAATTGGTGCGGGTATATATGGTGTTGCGAACCGTCTTCTCATTCCGCTCGGTCTACATCATGCACTTAACGCCGTATTCTGGTTCGATATTGCTGGCATCAATGATGTCGCAAACTTCCAATCACAAACGGGTACAAAAGGAATCACAGGACGCTACATGGCTGGATTCTTCCCAATCATGATGTTTGGTATCCCAGCAGCTGCACTTGCGATGTATCACACTGCACAAACAAAATACCAAAAACAAATTGGTAGTATTATGTTTGCTGGTGCCATCTCCGCATTTATTGTAGGGATTACTGAACCAATCGAGTTCGTCTTCATGTTCGTTGCGCCATTATTGTATGTCGTACACGCATTGTTGACAGGATTGTCACTCTTTATCGCTGCATTGTTCCATTGGACAGCAGGATTTGCATTCAGTGCTGGGTTGATTGACTTCGTCTTATCATTGATCAATCCATTCGCTAATCACCCATTTATGCTTATCATTCAAGGACTTGTGTTCTTTGTCTTATACTATGTTATTTTCCGTTTTCTTATCATCAAACTTAACTTAAACACACCTGGACGTGGAACAAACATTCCAACATCACAAGTAACAGATACAGCCGCAACAACTGAATCACCATCAGTAAGTAGATATACGCAAACTGCAACTACGATTATCGAAGGACTGGGTGGTAAAGAAAATATTACGTCTCTTACAAATTGTGCCACACGTTTACGCTTAGAAGTAGCAGACAATACAAAGTTAAACGAAGCACAAATTAAATCTGCGGGAGCTGCAGGTGTCATTAAAAATGGACAACACGCTGCACAAATTATCATTGGTACACATGTGCAACAAGTAGCAGATGAAATGGAACGTCAATTGGAAGAATAAATAAAATACCAAACTTTTGAAACAACTCTTCAAAAGTTTGGTATTATTGTTTTTTATTCTAAAACATATTTTTTGAAATCATCGATAACCTTTTCATTATACTTTTGATAATCAAAATATGGTTTGACTATACCCTTCTCAATAAATTGATTCATGCCATCTGCAATTGACTCCACATTCTTCTCTATTAATAATCCATTTTTTTCATTAATAATTGAATTGATTCCAGGAACATTTGTACCTATGACTGGAATACCTAGAACTTGTGCTTCTAAAACAACCATTCCTTGCCCTTCATAATTAGAAGGCAACACAAAACAATCACATTTATTTATAAAAATAAATGGGTTTTCAATGAATCCTAGTAAGAATATATGGTTTTGCATACCCAGTCTTGCAATCAACTGTTTTAGCTCTCTTTTCAATGGTCCATCACCTATGATATACAATCGGCTGTTACTATGACGTTGAACAACCTTTACAAAGGCTTTAATTAACTCTTCGTGATTTTTTTCTGGTGAAAGCCTAGCTACATTCACAAAATTATGGTAATTAGAATCAGGCATTTCAACTGCTTTAATAGCTACTTGACTGTCTTCAATATTTTTCTTGAAGATTAAATAGTTCTTTCTATTCTCTTTATCAAAATAATGACTATGGTCTTCCGAAGTTGCCATTTCTATGATTTCATCACCATTTATAATATTACTAATTGACACCATTTTACTTTCTGGATGAGTAATATATTTTGCTAAATTCTTCTTATTTGCTTCATTTGCACTTTCAGTCACTGAAACTATTTTGTCAAAATGGTCATACAAGCTAAAAATAACTTTTAGATTCCATCTGTGTTTATAACGACCATTTATAACTTTATCATATTCACCCTGCATATCATTATGTAAGAATATAGCTTTTCTTTTTACGGGTGCAAAGGCGAACAAAGCAGTAAACATCTTGTTATAACCACCATAATCAATCATGATATCTGGATTTAAGTTACCAAAAATTCTTTTATAATCTAACTTGAAGTATGCTTTCATCATTTTCTTATAAATATATTTTGAGTCGTAACCCTGTCTGTACAATAAATTTTGCGTTATTGTATCAATTACATTTCTATTTGTCCTAGAAAATCTGCTTATAACATGAACTCTCTGATCAAGTCTGTTCATATTATTAATCTTATCATCAAACTTTTTATCATTTTCGATTAAAATAACTTCATACTTATCATAATCTATTTTTTTACTTAAATTAATAATAGAGTTAGTAATCCCATTATTATAGAACCCTCCACCATAAAATACGATTACTTTTTTATTTGATTTGTAACGAGTCAGCTCTTTTCGTTTGCCAATGATAAAGTCTAAAGACTGGCCTGCTGTGATACCATTATCAAACAAGCAAAAATCTTCTAAGTATCTGTTAATCTCAGATTTAAAAATCTTAGTATACTCATCTTGATATTTATCGATATTATCCATGAGTTCGTTTAAGGTATAAGCTTTGCTCCCTGGTAAGCCTTCAATGTCAAGATAAAATCCACGCGTCTCTTCATATTCTTCTTTATCTGGCATATAAAAATAAATTGGTCTTTGCAAAGGTAAGTAATCAAAGAATAGACTTGAATAATCTGTAATTAATGTATCAACTGCACATAACAACTCATTTGTATCCACCCAATTCGGTACCATGAGTGAGTCTAAACCAAGTTCTTTAAACTTTTCATAAATAAAATAGTGTGCTTTAAGATATACTTTATAATCCCCGCCCATTTTTTCTTGAAGTAAGATAACCTCATCTACTAAATTTTGAATATCTTCATCTGTTGTATCTTTGAGCGTTTTTTTCCATGTAGGTGCATAAAGTAATATTTTTTTTGATTGATTCAAACCATATTTATTTATAACATCTTCTCGGTTACTATTTAAGGTTAAGTCCACTCTTGGATTCCCATAAATACCAACTTCCGCATTTAAAATACCCTCTAAGTCATGACTTTTAATTAATTTATCTGCAGTAAACTTGTTTGGCAAAATCAATTTGTCTGCTGAAAATAAGTTCTTTTGAATGTTTTTATGATCATTAAACCCTCTATCTTTAATGTCAATCCCTAAAGTTTTAAGAGGTGTACCATGCCATGTATTAACGTATACTTGATTATCTCTCTTTATAAAATAAGGCATAAAAGATGTATCGTTAATTAGGTACTTACAGGTCGCAAGTAACCTTAAATACTCACGACTTTCATACTTAACAACAAATATATTTTTATTATCTAGCGTTTTTTTAATCCATTTAATCATTGGATCATTTGTATCTTTAATTGCTATATAAAATTTCATATTGGGGTATACATCAACCATTTTACGAAAAATTGCATATACATTCCCTGTAAAATTGACACCATGATATGATTCAAATAATATGGCGTTTTTTTTCACTGGTGAAGTTCTGATTGTATTGATATAAAAAGCATTATCCCTTACTCTTTTATTTTTTAAGTTTTCTTTCACCGGATTCAATAAAAAATCCTTTATTTCTTTTACTTTGTTCAAAGAGACATCTCCTTTAACTAATTAATCATTATTTTTTACACTTATCTTTTTGAGATTTGTTTTTGAAATACATGTTAATTTCAGACCATTGCTGGTCACAAATACAGTATATACCATTACTTTATTCTATCATGTAAAATAATTATATAAAACCTATACTCTTGGAAAACATCCTGAGAAAATACCTTCAAAAATAAAGAACATCTGCTTACTCAAATACAAAAAAGACTAACTTTGTTCATCATTATTATTATCTTTTACTTATAATTGTTAGTTTCACATTGAATTACATCGAATATTCTGATATTAAATCAATCTATTAACTTTAAAATAAGGAAACACTTTTAAAAAATAGTAATCATACTTTTTTGACTTATTTAATTTTGGATTTATGTTAAAAATACAGATACAGTAAAAAGAGAATTTTATCACGCTTAGCTTGTCTCACAATTTATGTGCTTTTTAATTTTTGAAATACCTAAATCATGAAATTGTTTTTATACATTTTTTGTCAATTTTAATTAAGTCCATATAATTTAGGATCGAATGAATCTTTTTTAATTTGTAATAATAAGAATGGATCCTATAACACTGAACATTGCTTCATTTCTCATTTTAAAATCACAGAGATAAATTATTTTAGGATAATATTATACATACATTCTCATTGAGGTTTATTTTTCAACGTCTTCACAATTAACACGTAACCATCTTGTTAATGTCTGAATAGGATATCTATATCTCTTGAAACTTCCATTACCTTTCTCACCAAACTCTACTAATGAAATGCCTCCATCTTAAAATCATTGTTATATCTTCTTTTAGAATTAACTAACATTCCAGTGAATTGATTACTTTTATTACAAATTAACCATGCCGTTATTCAGTCTAACATGACTAACCTTCAATAAATTTTATTGCGTCACGAATGGATGTATATATATAAATATTATTTATATTAGTAACTATATATAATCAATTCTATAAATGGCATAACCAATTATAAAAACAAATTAATGTTATATAGAAAATATATTGATTATATGCTATTATGTTTTATAATGTCAAAAATTTCTTTAAGAGAGTAATAAAGTTATTTAGGAGGGATAAAGTTGGCTCTTAATTATAATGAGTTGTCATTAAAAGGTAAATTTGTAGTACATGCAGATCGCAAGTTACAATTTTTAATGGAACCTTTAAAATCTTATTATGGCATCAATAACATCTCAATTATTATGGATTACGCAAAATACTATGAAAAATTACCTGTTCAAGAAAATAGAATTTTATATCAATCAAGAGATGGAAAGAGTATGTCTGATTCTCCTTATGCTATATTTAAATATCTTATGTCAAATCCTGAATATAAGGATTTTATACACGTATGGGCATGCGAATCAAATGAAATTAGAAAATATTATAAAAAGAAATACAGTCACTTAGAGCAAGTTGTTTTTGTAGTTATTCATGGCGATGAGTATTTAAAAGAGCTGGCTCAATGTAAATATTTAATTAACAACTCATCATTCTCAATTTATTTCTGCTCTAAACCTGAGCAAGTCTATATAAATACTTGGCATGGAACACCATTAAAATATTTGGGATTGGATTTAGATAATAGTATCCTTGCTATACAAAATTTAACGCGTAACTTTCTACATACCAAATATTTTCTTACACAGAATGAACATACAACTAATGTATTTAAAAAAGGATTCCAACTAGATGGCTTATATCATGGAGAATTTGTAGAAGACGGTTATCCACGAACTGACTTAACAATAAACACACCATATGATGAAGTTAAAGAAGATCTTATTTCCAATAATAAGAACATTAAATTCAAGAAAGAAAAAACACTCTTGTTTGCACCAACATATAGAGGTAACTTCATGGACCCTTCAGACGATATAGATGAATTATTAGACAATGTAAAACTGTTAGAAAAAAACGCGGACTACAATATTTTATTGAAAGTTCATCCTTTTATGTATTCAAATGTTGTTGAAGATTCAAGGTTTAAAAAATATTTAATACCTGATTCATTAGACCCTAATGAAGTATTATGTTTAGCTGACTTATTAGTTACAGACTATTCAAGTATCTTCTTTGACTTTTTAGTTACAGATAAACCTATTATATTTTTTACATCCGACTATGAAAAGTATAAAGAAGAACGTGGACTATACATTGATGTTAATACATTACCTGGTCCTACTACAACTAATATTGATGATTTAATCACTACTATTAATAATGCTATCTATAAAGAAGAAAAATACTTAGATTTGTATAAGCAATTTAAAAAACAATATGTTCCTCATGATGATGGTAGAGTCACAGAAAGAGTTGTAAATAAAATTTTTAGTACTCCTGTAAAACAATCAAATAACAAAGAAAGAATACTGATATATGCCGGTGGATTAATGAATAATGGTATTACTAGTTCTTTGTTAAATCTTTTACAAAATATAGATTACAATCGATTTGAAGTGACTATTTTCCTTCAAAGAAGAGCAAATAAAATTGCATTAGATAACATGTCGAAAGTAAATAAAAATGTTAAAATCCTTTTGAGAAGTGGTGGATTTTTTGCAACGTTTATAGAGAATTATCGAAATAATTATGTTAGAAAAAGAGGTATCATTACACTTAAAGAAAGTCTCCTGTATCCTGACAAGGCATATCGGAGAGAATTCAGAAGACTTTTTGGGAATAGTCGATTTGATTATGTAATCGATTTTAGTGGGTATTCTATGTTTTGGTCTAATTTGATATTAGCAACACCTTCTAAAAAGAAATTTATATACTTACATAGTGATATGATGGAAGATTTACATAAAGTTGTAGGTAATAAAAAACCACATATCATTAACTTAAAATCCTTGATGACTATTTATCCTAAATTCGATAATTTGATAAATGTTTCAGAAAATATTCATCAAATTAACAAAAAGAAATTAAAACGATTTAATATAGACAATAAATTTGTAACAGTAAATAACCTTCTTGATTTAAATAGAATTTATGAAGGTGCCAAAAAAGAAGAGAATATTATTAAAACATTGGACCCAAACAAACAACTTCTTATTGGAAATTCACCAACAGGTGTCGAAATTATCAACTTTGATAATAATAACTTCAATATATTTGCAAGTGGCCGATTATCACCAGAAAAAGGGTTTGATAATTTAATTGAAGCATTCTCTTATATAGCTAACGATTATCCTAATGCTATGTTATATATATTAGGGGAAGGTAAGGATCGCACAAAATTAGAGACAATGATCCATAGTCGTGGACTGTCAGAAAGAGTTTATTTACTAGGACATCAATCAAATCCATTTAGTTTAATAAATAAAGCAGATCTCTTTGTCTTATCATCCCACTATGAGGGGCAAGGTCTGGTTGTTTTAGAAGCATTAGCTCTCGGCAAAAATGTTCTCTCTTCAGAATTAGAGGTTACTAAAGAAATTTTAGAGAACGGTAAATATGGTATGTTAAAAAATAATGATGCTCGATCACTTGCTGATGGAATAGAGCTATTTTTAAAAGAAGAAACTCCAATATATGAAAAATACAACGTTCAAAAGTATAATGATATTGCTTTGACACAATTCAATAATTTATTCGATTAGATAATACAAAAAACACTTTTAATTTCTTAGTGGGATGGCATGAAATGCTGTCCCACTTTTTTATATTTAACCTATTGTAAATGTAAAAAAATGCTCATGATTTATTCGACTAAAAAAACAGCATAAGGGCATATAACCTTACGCTGTTTAACTCACATAACTATCAAAAGTAAAAACTTTTACATTTTTTCAATATATTTACTGTGAAAATCTTCTATAATTCGATCTAAATCATCAGTATTTAAAGAAAAATACAATTTCATTTTAGGCTCTGTTCCAGACGGACGTACAGCAATAAATCCTTCTTCAAAAATAAACTTAATTAAATTTGCCTCAGGTAAGTTAATTGATTCTTCTTGACCTGTTTCAACATTTAATGAAATCCTGCTATTATAATTCTCAATAAATAGTGGTGTTAAACCCTCAATCTCAACGGATTTCAGCTGCTTGAGACACGTCATAATACGTTCAATTTTTTGTTGCCCTTCCGCACCAGCAAATGTTGGGGACAGTGTCTTATCATGATAATATCCATATTGGTGATATATCTCTGTTAAAACATCTTTAAACGTTTTATTATCTTGTGCAAGCTGCTCTTTATATTTAATTAATAATGGTGCAATTTGTATGGCATCTTTATCTCTAGAAAAGTCTTCTACTAAATATCCATGACTCTCTTCATAAGCCAATAATAACTGAGAAGATGATTGCTCCATATTTCTTAATTGTTCTGAAATATATTTAAATCCTGTTAAAACATTAATCACTTCTATGTCTAATGTCTTTGCGAATTTTTCACTTAAAGCACCAGAGACAACTGATTTAATCATATACAGAGATTGTTTTGTCACTAAGTCATCATGTCTTAACTTAAGTAACAATAGACCAATTTCGTTCCCATTAAAATAACGAGTTGCTCCATCTTGATATCTCTCAACAATACCTAATCTATCTGCATCTGGATCTGTTGCAATAACTAACTGTGCATTTTCTTTTTCTGCAAGTCGTCTACCTATTTCAAAAGTATCTTCTACTTCAGGATTAGCAATTGGAACAGTAGGAAAGTCTCCATTTGGTATAGATTGTTCTTGCGCAATAACATAATTTGTATAACCAACTTCATCTAAAATATTCGACAATAATGGCAAACTTGTCCCATGTAGACTTGTTAGTACTGTCTTTGTAGAAGCCGTCTTGATTGGACCTACTAGATTTCCCACAGCTTTTTTATATAAATTTGTTGTCTCTTCGTCAAAAGATACAATCATATTTTGATGCTTTAATTTTTCAAAATCTTCTACCGTAATATTTAAAGCATCTTTAACAGAATCAATATATTGACTTAACTCTAAAGATGCTTCTGTTAATAATTGTCCACCATCTGATCCATATACTTTTATGCCATTATAATTTTTAGGGTTATGACTTGCTGTAATCATAATGCCAGCCGTTACATTTAATTGTCTCACTGCAAAAGACAATTCAGGTGTGGAGTTGAAACCTTCTGGTAAAATCACTTTTACACCATTTGTTCCTAATACTTTTGCAATTTCTATCGCAAATTCTTTAGATAAATGTCTTGTATCAAAATGAATTACAACTTTAGGATTTGTTGTTTTCTTCAATAAATATTTGGAAAATCCCAATGCAAATTTTTGGATGGTAAACTTGTTCAATCGACCTGGACCAATTCCAAAAGTACTTCTAATACCTGCTGTTCCAAAAGATAAAACGTCTGAGAAACCAGCTTCAATTTCTTTTTCAGATTGAATATTATAGAATGGTTCAATGAGGCTTTCTGAAAGTTTCTCTTCCCATCGTGTTCTCAACTTACTCACCTCTTATTTATAAGTTTAGTGAACGAATATAATCTTTAATTTCTTCATTCATTTCTTCATTTTTTAATGCATATTCTATCGTAGTTTTTACAAATCCGATTTTTTCACCTACATCATAACGTGTACCTTCAAAGTCATATGCATATACCTTATCATCTTTATTTAAACGTTCAATCGCATCTGTTAATTGGATTTCTCCGCCGCTTCCTTCGCTTTGAGTTTCTAAGTATTCAAATATTTCCGGAGACAATACATATCTACCCATAATCGCAAGATTTGATGGTGCAGTGCCTTGTTCTGGTTTTTCGACAAATTTCTCCACTTCATATAAGCGATTAGTTTGAGATTTTGGCGAAATAATACCATAGCGATGTGTTTCAGATTCTGGTACGGTTTGAACACCAATGACAGATTTTCCAGTTTCTTCATATTTCTCCATTAATTGTTGAATTGCTGGTGTTTCTGAATCTACAATATCATCTCCAAGCAATACTGCAAAAGGCTCATTTCCAATAAATTGCTTAGCTGTTGAAA
This genomic window contains:
- the nagE gene encoding N-acetylglucosamine-specific PTS transporter subunit IIBC translates to MLNYLQRIGRSLMLPVAVLPAAAILVAIANIIDATIGQNAAYAFFFNAGMGVLENLGLLFAIGVAIGMAKKNDGATALAAIVGFLVVDKLLDPANISVYLGISEKTVNPGFANIGFGNVFVGIAVGLIAAHSYNKFSSVELPDAFAFFSGKRLVPIMTALFSVIFAFLLLFIWPFVYSALVAFGKSIIDLGAIGAGIYGVANRLLIPLGLHHALNAVFWFDIAGINDVANFQSQTGTKGITGRYMAGFFPIMMFGIPAAALAMYHTAQTKYQKQIGSIMFAGAISAFIVGITEPIEFVFMFVAPLLYVVHALLTGLSLFIAALFHWTAGFAFSAGLIDFVLSLINPFANHPFMLIIQGLVFFVLYYVIFRFLIIKLNLNTPGRGTNIPTSQVTDTAATTESPSVSRYTQTATTIIEGLGGKENITSLTNCATRLRLEVADNTKLNEAQIKSAGAAGVIKNGQHAAQIIIGTHVQQVADEMERQLEE
- a CDS encoding YSIRK-type signal peptide-containing protein (The YSIRK form of extended signal peptide directs nascent proteins to the cross-wall site, while signal peptides lacking YSIRK direct proteins instead to the cell pole. A large fraction of YSIRK proteins are surface proteins anchored by sortase-mediated processing of a C-terminal LPXTG motif.) — its product is MKKQNNRFSIRKSVYGAVSVVVATCFFVIEAPQVQAEETLQADAFSQHVQVENVSQQDQTQQIQERVASPVLEKKASIEESPSKDQLSQKNIEETAQHNNVVMLKENKQISDMNVQQSDSEVVPSLKSKEKQSAVDHKAEPILAPVDDSADIHKETQAKNTVTDVPRLEEKDQEKVTSLDAVKTSEVKENTKQIDQACVLRKAETPVQTANPEQPQNQHPFVFVHGFMGLVGDVAPKGMNYWGGTKANLQEYLRNKGYETYEASVSALASNHERVVDLYHYIVGGRADYGAAHAEKYGHERYGKTYKGILPNWQPGHPIHLVGHSMGGQTIRLLEHYLRNGNQDEMAYQQQHGGTLSPLYQGGHEDMITSITTIATPHNGTHAADQLGNTPFIRHLLYGFTRTFGNHLGDLDLGMYHWGFKQREGESLIDYGKRVAKSNLWDSEDTALYDLTTTGAEKLNQQTTVNPDIYYKTFNGQATHKTLSGKHMIDFGMAFAHVLTGNLIGSVKDDMWRPNDGLVSVVSAQHPTGEAHVDVTATSPIRKGIWQVMPTMIGWDHSDFTGNDAIDTKHTTKQLTDFYDEITTYLMRIETEKSKAQTA
- a CDS encoding glycosyltransferase — its product is MNKVKEIKDFLLNPVKENLKNKRVRDNAFYINTIRTSPVKKNAILFESYHGVNFTGNVYAIFRKMVDVYPNMKFYIAIKDTNDPMIKWIKKTLDNKNIFVVKYESREYLRLLATCKYLINDTSFMPYFIKRDNQVYVNTWHGTPLKTLGIDIKDRGFNDHKNIQKNLFSADKLILPNKFTADKLIKSHDLEGILNAEVGIYGNPRVDLTLNSNREDVINKYGLNQSKKILLYAPTWKKTLKDTTDEDIQNLVDEVILLQEKMGGDYKVYLKAHYFIYEKFKELGLDSLMVPNWVDTNELLCAVDTLITDYSSLFFDYLPLQRPIYFYMPDKEEYEETRGFYLDIEGLPGSKAYTLNELMDNIDKYQDEYTKIFKSEINRYLEDFCLFDNGITAGQSLDFIIGKRKELTRYKSNKKVIVFYGGGFYNNGITNSIINLSKKIDYDKYEVILIENDKKFDDKINNMNRLDQRVHVISRFSRTNRNVIDTITQNLLYRQGYDSKYIYKKMMKAYFKLDYKRIFGNLNPDIMIDYGGYNKMFTALFAFAPVKRKAIFLHNDMQGEYDKVINGRYKHRWNLKVIFSLYDHFDKIVSVTESANEANKKNLAKYITHPESKMVSISNIINGDEIIEMATSEDHSHYFDKENRKNYLIFKKNIEDSQVAIKAVEMPDSNYHNFVNVARLSPEKNHEELIKAFVKVVQRHSNSRLYIIGDGPLKRELKQLIARLGMQNHIFLLGFIENPFIFINKCDCFVLPSNYEGQGMVVLEAQVLGIPVIGTNVPGINSIINEKNGLLIEKNVESIADGMNQFIEKGIVKPYFDYQKYNEKVIDDFKKYVLE
- a CDS encoding VraH family protein; protein product: MRLKHVIQNAFDDFLNMKVNAKNLIITGVITFFASSVMTPLLGIPVGLLFSGWLIENKLND